The Vicia villosa cultivar HV-30 ecotype Madison, WI linkage group LG1, Vvil1.0, whole genome shotgun sequence genome includes a region encoding these proteins:
- the LOC131623318 gene encoding uncharacterized protein LOC131623318, which translates to MGVDYYNILKVEKNATDDELKKAYRKLAMKWHPDKNPNNKKEAETKFKQISEAYEVLSDSQKRAIYDQYGEEGLKGQVPAPSQEGGAGGASFFQTGDGATTFRFNPRNADDIFAEFFGFSSPFGGMSNGGSGGMRGGSRSFGGMFGDDMFSSFDDGGSRTIHRQGPRKAANIENRLPCSLEELYKGTTKKMKISREIADASGKTMPVEEILTIEVKPGWKKGTKITYPEKGNEQPNVIPADLVFVIDEKPHNVFTRDGNDLVVTQKISLAEALTGYNVRLTTLDGRVLNIPINNVIHPNYEEVVPKEGMPIPKDPSKKGNLRIKFNVKFPTRLTSEQKAGIKKLLAP; encoded by the exons ATGGGTGTGGATTACTACAATATCTTGAAGGTTGAAAAGAATGCCACAGATGATGAGCTGAAGAAAGCATATCGAAAACTTGCCATGAAATGGCACCCTGATAAAAATCCCAACAATAAAAAAGAAGCCGAAACCAAATTCAAACAGATATCCGAAGCATACGAG GTTCTAAGTGATTCACAGAAAAGAGCAATTTATGATCAATATGGAGAAGAAGGACTCAAAGGTCAAGTACCAGCACCTTCTCAAGAAGGTGGTGCTGGTGGAGCTTCATTCTTCCAAACTGGAGACGGAGCAACGACGTTTAGGTTTAATCCAAGAAACGCAGATGATATATTTGCTGAGTTTTTTGGGTTTTCAAGTCCGTTTGGAGGAATGAGTAATGGTGGAAGTGGTGGTATGAGAGGTGGTTCTAGATCGTTTGGTGGAATGTTTGGGGATGATATGTTTTCTTCGTTTGATGATGGTGGCAGCAGGACTATCCACCGTCAGGGTCCTCGGAAGGCGGCTAATATTGAGAATAGGCTGCCTTGTAGCCTTGAAGAGCTCTATAAAGGTACCaccaagaagatgaagatctcaaGAGAAATTGCAGATGCAAGTGG GAAAACTATGCCTGTGGAGGAAATCCTAACAATAGAAGTGAAACCAGGATGGAAAAAGGGAACAAAAATCACATATCCTGAGAAAGGAAACGAGCAACCAAATGTGATACCAGCAGATCTCGTCTTCGTCATTGACGAAAAGCCGCACAATGTATTTACAAGAGATGGAAATGATTTGGTGGTGACACAGAAGATATCACTTGCAGAAGCATTAACAGGTTACAATGTTCGTCTCACAACATTAGATGGAAGGGTTTTGAACATTCCTATAAACAATGTGATTCATCCAAACTATGAAGAGGTTGTTCCAAAGGAAGGGATGCCtattccaaaagatccttcaaagAAGGGTAATCTTAGGATTAAGTTTAATGTTAAGTTTCCTACAAGGTTGACATCTGAACAGAAAGCTGGGATTAAGAAACTTTTGGCACCATAG
- the LOC131644939 gene encoding uncharacterized protein LOC131644939, which translates to MGLDYYEILEVERNVTEEELKKAYKKLAMKWHPDKNPNNNKDAETKFKLISEAYEVLSDPQKKTIYDQYGESGLKNGMSPTDEGSASYFQTRDGRRFRFNPRSADGIFAEVFGHSSPFGGMGMRGGGCGGMRGRTWVSRSFGDMFGKDVFGESRQASQAPRRKAPPIENKLPCSLEELYKGTTKKMKISREITYASGKTLPVEEILTIEIQPGWKKGTKITFPEKGNEQPNVIAADIVFIIDEKPHSVFTREGNDLVVTQNISLAEGEALTSSYTFQITTLDGRDLTIAIDNGIDPNYEKVVHGEGMPISKNPSQKGSLRIKFNITFQDMVDAETESQK; encoded by the exons ATGGGTTTGGACTACTATGAGATTTTGGAGGTTGAAAGAAATGTAACTGAAGAAGAGTTGAAAAAAGCTTACAAAAAGCTTGCCATGAAATGGCACCCTGATAAGAATCCCAACAATAACAAAGATGCTGAAACTAAATTCAAACTCATATCTGAAGCATACGAG GTTCTAAGTGATCCACAGAAGAAAACAATTTATGATCAGTATGGAGAAAGCGGCCTTAAAAACGGAATGTCACCGACAGATGAAGGTTCAGCTTCGTATTTTCAAACTCGGGATGGCAGAAGGTTTAGGTTCAATCCTCGAAGTGCAGATGGTATCTTTGCTGAGGTTTTCGGCCATTCAAGCCCTTTTGGAGGAATGGGGATGAGGGGCGGAGGCTGTGGAGGCATGAGGGGTCGGACGTGGGTGTCAAGGTCTTTCGGTGATATGTTCGGCAAAGACGTATTCGGAGAAAGCAGACAGGCGAGTCAAGCTCCGAGACGCAAGGCACCTCCGATTGAAAATAAGTTACCTTGCAGCCTTGAGGAGCTTTATAAAGGTACTACCAAAAAGATGAAGATCTCGAGGGAAATCACATACGCAAGCGG TAAAACTCTACCTGTGGAAGAAATACTAACGATCGAAATCCAACCAGGCTGGAAAAAGGGAACGAAAATCACTTTCCCGGAGAAAGGAAACGAGCAGCCAAATGTTATTGCTGCAGATATTGTATTCATCATCGATGAGAAGCCTCACAGCGTCTTTACAAGAGAAGGCAATGATTTGGTTGTGACACAAAACATATCACTTGCAGAAGGTGAAGCTCTAACCAGCAGCTACACCTTCCAAATCACTACTTTGGATGGAAGGGATCTGACCATTGCCATAGACAATGGAATTGATCCAAACTACGAAAAAGTCGTTCACGGCGAAGGGATGCCGATTTCCAAAAATCCTTCACAGAAGGGTAGTCTTAGGATCAAATTCAACATCACATTCCAAGACATGGTTGATGCTGAAACAGAAAGCCAGAAATAA